TCGGACACGGCACGGTCGTGATCTCTGCGATCACGAGCTGCACCAACACGTCGAACCCCTCCGTGTTGATGGCCGCCGGCCTGCTCGCGAAGAAAGCCAACGAGAAGGGTCTCAAGACCAAGCCGTGGGTCAAAACCAGCCTGGCGCCCGGCTCTAAAGTAGTGACGGATTATCTGAAAGAGAGCGGACTCTTGCCGCAGCTCGAAAAGCTCGGCTTCTACCTCGTCGGCTACGGCTGCACGACCTGCATCGGCAACAGCGGCCCGCTGTCCGAGCCCATCGCCGCCGGGATTCAGGAAGGCGATCTCGTCGCCGTCGCGGTGCTCTCCGGCAACCGCAACTTCGAGGGCAGAATCCATCCGCAAGTGCGCGCCAACTATCTCGCCTCTCCGCCACTCGTCGTAGCTTATGCATTGGCCGGCCGCATGGACATGGACCTTTACAGCGAGCCGCTGGGGACCGATACCAAAGGGGCGCCGGTTTATTTAAAGGACATCTGGCCGACGCCGGAAGAGATCCGCGAAGAGATCGGCAAGTCGGTCAGGTCCGACATGTTCAAAAAAGAATACGGCGAAGTTTTTGAAGGCGACGAGCGCTGGAAAAAAATGCCGACGCCCGAGGGCGAGCTGTTCGCGTGGGACCCGAATTCGACCTATGTGCGCGAGGCGCCGTATTTCGCAGGGATGCCGAAGACGCCTAGCGCGCCGAGAGACATCGCTGGCGCGCGCGTCCTTGCCGTGCTCGGCGACTCGGTCACCACCGATCACATCTCCCCCGCGGGCTCGATCGAAAAGAACGGGCCGGCGGCCACGTATCTCATCGAGCACGGCGTCCAACCGAAAGACTTCAACCAGTACGGCGCGCGGCGCGGCAATCACGAAGTCATGATGCGCGGCACTTTTGCCAACGTACGCTTGAAGAACCAGCTCGCGCCCGGCACCGAAGGCGGCTGGACCGTCCACCTGCCGGACAAAAAGCAGATGTCGATCTACGACGCGGCGATGCAGTATCAAAGAGAAGGCGTGCCGCTGGTCGTCATCGCGGGCAAGGAATACGGCACCGGCTCGTCGCGCGACTGGGCGGCGAAAGGGCCGCGGCTCCTCGGCGTCAAGGCGTCCATCGCAGAAAGTTTCGAACGGATCTACCGCAGCAATCTGATCGGCATGGGTATCGTGCCGCTGCAGTTCAAGCCGGGAGAGAACGCGAAGTCGCTCGGCCTCACCGGCTTCGAGACTTACGACGTGGCGGGAATTTCCGCCGGGCTGAAATTAAGGCAGGAGCTGACGGTAAAAGCGAAGAGCGACGACGGCAAGGTCAAAGAGTTCAAAGTCATCTGCCGCATCGACACGCCCGCCGAGCGCGACTACTACCGCCACGGCGGGATTCTGGAGTACGTATTAAGGCAATTGCTGACGGAGAGATAGCGCTTAGTGCTGGTTTGAGCGCTGAGCGCTGAGTACGAGAGGAAGAACATTTTCTTGACTCAGCACTCAGAACTATTTATTGTTTGTGCGCTATCTCCCACACGGGGCGTAGATCCTCGGAGTACTGGTAGCGTATTCCGAAGTCCTTCAGGATATCCTCCGTCGCCGCGACGACCGTGCGGCGGTCGAAAACCATATTCTCTTGCATTCGGTTGGCCATCTTCGCGAACTTGAAAGCCACCTGCGCGCTCTTGCCGTCGCGCAGGATCTCCACCAGGTGCTTCAGGTTCTTAACCGGAACGCCGTCCACTTCTTGAAGGACAAAGCCGTTGGCATCGTCGTAACCCTTGGTGATCGGGTGCGGGAACATCGGCGAGCAAACGATCACGATCTCCTCTCCCGCAAAGACAGGCTTGTCGTAACGCCGGATCATCAGCGGATTCCCCTGGCGCGCGTGGTAAAGCTCCCACTGGTTGCCGAGCTTTTCGATGTACTCCTGAGAGGCGGCGCAAAACACCAGCGGCCCGTAAATAAAATAACGCGGGCTCTTGTTTGCCAGATACGGCATGACCAGGTCGCGTTTACGCAGCACGGGCACGCGGATACGCCGCGGTTGGCCGTTGCGCTGCACCGTAAGATCGAGCGCGCCGTCTTTCGCGTGCCTCTGCACGAGGTAGAGCGCCGAGAGACGGAGATCGTAGCGCACCGAGACTTTTCCGTCGCTGTCGATCGGCTGGCCGCCAACGGCCGTAATCACGTCCCATTCCTTCAGCGGGTAGCCGGCGTCGTTGCCGTAAGGTTGGGTGAGCATCAGTCCCCCCGTTCCCTTGGGCAAACCGAGCCGCGATCGCAGCGCGCTGTTTTCCACCGTCTGAAAAAAATCGTGCAATTGCGGCTTGCCATCGTAAGCCCCGTCGGCCAGATCGTCGAGAAACAGGCGAACCTCCTCGATCGGTATCACGTAGCCGATGTTCTGCGCGTTGGGAATGTTGCTGAAGACCACGCCGACGAGCTTGCCGCGCGAGACCACGGGCCCGCCGCTGTTGCCCGGATTCAGCGCCGCGTCCACTTGAATCCTGAGCCCCATGGTGAACTGGTAGTAATTGGTGAACTCGATGCGCGAGACGATGCCCTCGGTCACCGACAGCTCGGTGCCGCCGGTGGGAAATCCGTAGACGCTGACGGCGTCCTTGACCCTGGGGAGATCGTCGGCAAAGGGCAGAAACGCCCGCTTGTCGAAAAACGATTCGTCTTCGACGGTGAGAACGGCGAGGTCTACGGGTTCCGCTATGGTGACGACGCGCGCCGCCAGTTTCTCCGCCGATTGGTTCGGCTGGATGTAAATCTGGCTCGCGTTCTGGACGACGTGGGCGTTGGTGAGGATGCGTTTCCCCTGGATCACGATCCCCGATCCGCTCACGTTCGCGGGATTTTGCTTCGTCCAGGGCCGGGTGAGGTCGGGGTCGCGGCGCGTCGTGTGGATTTTTACCACCAGATCTCTCACGTCGTCCTGGCCGTGGGCGTAGGACGCCGTCAACGCCAAAAAGATTAAAGCGAGACCGAGCAAAATCCTTTGACCATGGTGAAACTTTTTCATGGCTTCCTTTTCAGCTCCGCCTCCGACGGACGCAGATAGAGCGGCACGAGCGGCCCCACGGGATCGCACTCCCGCCGGAGAATTTTTTCCTCGGCAAGAAAGGCCACGGCAGAAGCGACGGACGGATAGTTTTCGCCCAGCGTCAGCCGTCCCTTCTCTCCCAAACTCTCCTTGACTACCTCCGCGTACGTGCGGGCCGCGTCGCCGATAAATACACACGGCTCGCCGTCCGTAAGCCGGCGGACCGACTCGACCACTTTTTCCGGCGCCGCGGCGATATCCTCGCTCACGCGCTCCAGCCTCCCGCCGCTCCTGCAAAACAGCGCGGCATAGACCTCTTTCTTGCGCGCGTCGAGAAAAGGACAGATGAAACCGTCGCCGTCGTTCACGCGCGCGGCGACGGCCGCAAGCGTGGGAATGCCGACGACCGGCGCTTCGGATCCGTACGCCAATCCCTTGACCGTGCTGAGCCCGATGCGGAGTCCCGTGAACGAGCCCGGACCGATCGCCACCGCAAATGCGGAAACGTCCGTCAGCCGAAGTCCTGCCGTGTCCAGGAGCTTGTCGATCAACGGAAGAAGAGTCTCCGCGTGATTGCCGCGATGAGGCGCCGCGCCGTTGCCCGATGCTCGGAAGTCGGCGCCGGTTTCTTCTACGACGAGCCTCGCGTCTTCGACGATGGCGGCGCTCGCCGCCGCCGTCGCCGTGTCGATGCCGAGAATGATCATAGAAAGGCGAGAGGCGATAGGCGGAAGGCGTGAGTTTTCGGATTAAGAATTTCAGGAGTCTTTGGACTCTCGCCTGTTGCCTCACGCCTCACGCCTGATTATCCTTCGAAGAATCTGGCGATGTCGTTGTAGAACGCGTAGGCCATGACCATGAGCAATATCAGGATGCCGACCTGTTGCGCCCGCTCGCGCTGCTTGAGCCCGATCGGACGGCCGAGGATCCCTTCCAAAAGAAAGAACAGCAGGTGGCCGCCGTCGAGCACGGGGATGGGCAACAGGTTCAAGACGCCGAGGTTGATGCTCAGCACCGCTACAAAGAAGAAAAAGTTCGCCAGTCCTTCGCGCGCCTGCTGTCCGGCCATCTGCGCGATGAGCAGTGGCCCGCCGAGATTTTTGGGCGAGAGATCCCCCGCGATCATTTTGTAGAGCGCGACGAGCGTCACGACCGAGTACTCTCCCGTCTTGTAAAAAGCCTGTCCTACGGCCAACACCGGATTGCCGCGCTCGATCACGGGCTCGCTGGCGATGCCGATGATCCAGGTCTCCTGGGTCTCGCCGAAAACGTTTTTCGTGTCTCGCTTCGCCGGTTCGACCGTGGTCTCGATCTCGCGGTTCTCCCGCACGACTCGAACGGCCAGCGGCCTCCCCCGGCTTTCCTTGATGCGCCGCGAAAGATCCTCCCACTTTTCGATCGGCTGGCCGTCGACTGCGACGATGCGGTCTCCTTTTTCGATCCCCGCCGTGGCCGCCGGCGAATCGGGCTCGACGGCCGCGACCTTCGAAGTGGAGACCGGCACGCCGTAAGTAAGAAAGGTCCAGAGAAAAATGACGACTGCGAGCAAGAGATTAAAGACCGGCCCCGCCGCCACGATGGCGATGCGCTTGCCGAGCGGCTGGTGGGAAAAGGACTTGTGCACGTCCACCGAGCTCACTTGCTCCTCCGGATCTTCTCCCACCATCTTCACGTAACCGCCGAAAGGAAAGGCGCTGACCGCGTACTCGGTCTCGCCTATCTTCTTCTTGAAGAGCTTCGGGCCGAAGCCGATCGAAAAGGTAAGCACGCCGACGCCGCTCTTTTTGGCGACGAGGAAATGGCCCAGCTCATGGATCACGATAAGGATGCCGAGCCCGATCAAGGCCGAGACTACCGCATAGACAACGTTCAGCATTCTATACTCTCCTGTTCAGACCTACGTAATGCTCCGGGATGGGAAAGGCCCGCTGACTTCACCATACCGGGTGGCGGGCTTGCGATCAACCAGCCGCGCCGCCCGTTCGCGCGCCCAGCGATCGACCTCGAGAATCTCGCGGACGTCGTCGGGATGGACGGTCGAGTGCGCCGCCATCGTCTTGGCGATGATCCGATGGATCTCGCGGAAGCCGATGCGCTTTCCCAGAAAAGCCGCGACGGCCACTTCATTGGCGGCGTTGAGCACGGCGGGCATCGTGCCGCCCGCGGCGAGCGCCTCGTAAGCCAGTTGGAGCGCCGGGAATCTTTTTTTCTCGACCGGGAGAAACGTCAGCGCGCCGAGCTCGGTCAGGTCCAGCGCCCGCCAGCTCGCCTTCAGGCGCAGCGGATAGGAAAGCGCGTAGGCGATCGGGATGCGCATGTCGGGAATCCCCAGTTGCGCGATGATCGAGCCGTCCTGATAGCGGACCATGGAGTGGACGACGCTCTCTGGATGGATGACCACGTCCACGCGCGGCGGCTGCATGTCGAAGAGCCAACGCGCCTCGACGACTTCCAGCCCTTTATTCATCATGGTCGCCGAATCGACGGTGATCTTGGGCCCCATCTTCCAGTTTGGATGCTTGAGCGCCTGCTCCACCGTCACGCGGTCGAGACTTTTCAGCGAGGAGCGGAGAAAAGGCCCGCCGGACGCGGTCAGGATGATCTGGTCCACATCCTCCCGGCGGTTTCCCTGGAGACATTGAAAAATCGCGTTGTGCTCGCTGTCCACGGGAAGAAGCCGGACGCCGCGCTGCTTCGCTTCGCGGACGAAGATCTCGCCCGCCATCACGAGCGCTTCCTTGTTCGCCAGCGCCACCTCTTTTCCCGCCCGCACCGCCGCCAGGGTCGGCACCAGGCCCGCGCCGCCGACGATCGCGGCGACCACGACGTCCGCTCTATCCGCGGCGGCCAGCGCGGCCGCGCCGCTCTCGCCCCAGAGGATTTCGGTCTTCGAGCGCCCGATCATCCTCCTCAGCTCGTCGACTCCTTCCTCCTCGCGGACGCTGACCGACTCGGGCGAGAATTCCTTGATTTGCGCGGCGAGGAGCTTGAGATTGCGCCCGGCCACGAGCGCGCGGACGCTAAATTTTTCCGGAAAACTCCGCACCAGATCGAGCGTGCTCACGCCGACCGAGCCGGTCGAGCCCAAGATGACGATCGACTTCATGGATGAAAAACCCTCACGTAGTAGGCGGCGAACACCAGAGGGAATATAAGACTATCCATGCGGTCGAGCAACCCTCCGTGCCCGGGAATAAGCGCGCTCGAGTCTTTGACGCCGAAGACGCGCTTGATCCACGACTCGAACAGGTCGCCGATCTGCCCCAAGAAGCTCAAGACAATAGAAATTCCCAACAGCTCCGGCCACGGCTGCAACGGCAGGAGGAAGGGGCCGGTAAACACGCCGACGATGAGGCTCGCGGCGGTCGAGCCGATCGCGCCTTCGACGGTCTTTCCCGGGCTCACCTCCGGATAGAGTTTTCTTCTTCCCATTGTAGTGCCGACAAGGTAAGCCGCCGTGTCCCCGGCCATGACCGCGAGCAGGACGAAAAAAATCCATTGCGGCCCGTCCGGCAGCCGGTAAAGAAGCGCCGCGTGCGGAACCAAGTAGCCGATATAAACGGTTCCGAGGATCGTCCAGCAGAGGCGGTTGAATCTCTCCTCCAGCCTGCCGCCGAAAAATAGATGACTGCAGAAAAGCAGTACGGTCACACCCGCGAGCCCGGCGGAAGGCCACCCGGAGAGAACGCCGACGCCGACCAAGAAGCCCGCGAGAATTCCGCCGGCCTGTTCGCGCGGCCGGGCGGGAAACGCGATCCGGTAATATTCCCAAAGACAGACGAGAGTAACGAGAAAAACGAGCGCCGAGAAAATCCGCAAGCCGCCCCGGCCGACGAGCCACACGAGCGCCGGAATACCGAGCAAGGCGGTGACGATTCTAGGAACGAGCTTCGATCTCACGATTGCGGCCCGGCGATTTGTTCGTCCGTGCGGCCGAACCTCCGGCGCCGCCGTTGAAATTCAGTCAGCGCCTGGAGGTATTCGGCCTCGCGAAAGTCCGGCCACAGCGTGGGCGTGATGTAAAGCTCGGTGTAGGCGATCTGCCAGAGAAAAAAATTGCTGATGCGCATCTCGCCGCTGGTGCGGATCAGGAGATCGGGATCGGGGATTTTCTTCGTCGCCATCTCGCGCGCGACCATCTCGGCGTCGATGTCGCGCACGTCGCACTTGCCTTTTTTCACGGCCTCCGCGATGCGCCGGACCATGCCGACGATATCGTCGCGGCCGCTGTAGCTCAGCGCCAACAGGACCGTCATCCCCTGATTCGCGCGCGTGATGCGCTCGACGTGCTTCAGTGTAGCGCGCACGCTCGGCGGCAGCCGGCTTCGCTCGCCGATGGCGAGGAGCCGGATGCCGTGGCGCATCATCTTCGGCTGCTCCGCCGTCAGATAATGCTCGAGCATGCCCATCAGCGCGTCCACCTCGTCCTCGGGACGAAACCAATTTTCGGTCGAGAAGGCGTACAGCGAGATATACGGGATGCCGAGCTTGCGGCTCATCTCCACCACCGCGCGGACCGAGGCGGTTCCGCGGCGGTGGCCTTCGGTGCGGCCCTTGCCTCTCAGCTTGGCCCAGCGCCCGTTGCCGTCCATGATGACGGCGACGTGGCGGGGCAGCCGACTCTTGTCTAAACCGTCTAAACTTATTTTCGTTGGATGCGTCACGCGGGCTCGTGATCGTGACTCTCGTCGCGATCGTGGCGAGCTTGACCTTCGACTTGCCCAGAACCCTGAGTTTCATCGAAGGGTCGACCACGATCACGACGCAAGGGCGGCGGGGTTGTGGGAAGTCTTAGACCTCCATGATCTCTTCTTCTTTGGTCTTCAGAACTTTGTCCACTTTTTCAATGAATTCCTTGCTGATCTTCTCGACCCGCTCCTGGCCGTGCTTGAGATCGTCCGCGGTGATCTCCTTCTTTTTTTCCGTTTCTTTCAGTTTCTCGATGGCCAGCCGCCGGTGATTGCGCACCGAGACGCGAAATTCCTCGGCGATTTTTTTGACGTGCTTGACGAGATCGTGGCGCCGCTCCTCGGTCAGCGCGGGGATGGGAATGCGGATCACCTTGCCGTCGTTGCTCGGCGTCAGGCCCAGATCGGATTTCATGATCGCTTTTTCGATATTCGCCATGGCCGAGGGGTCGTACGGCTGAATCACCAGCAGGCGCGGCTCCGGGGCGCTCAAGGTCGCCAACTGATTGAGCGGCGTCGGCGCACCGTAGTAGTCGACGGTGATGCCTTCGAGCAGAGCGGTGGAGGCCCGGCCCGTGCGCACCTTGGAGAGCTCCTTGCGGAACGCGACGACGCACTTCTCCATCTCTTTCTGCAGCTCGGAAAAAAAAGACTCGTTCATGACTTCTCCGCGCAGACGAGCGTGCCGATCTCCTCGCCGCAAACCACGCGCTTGATGTTGCCCTTCTCCATGAGATTGAAGACGACGATGGGAAGATGGTTGTCCATGCAGAGCGAGATGGCCGTGGAATCCATGACCTTCAGCTCTTTGTTGAGCACCTCGATGTAGGAGAGCCGGCCGTACATCTTGGCGCCCTCGTGCTTCTTGGGATCGGCGTCGTAGACGCCGGGGACTTTCGTGGCCTTGAGGATCACCTCCGCGCCGATCTCCATCGCGCGGAGACTCGCCGTCGTGTCGGTGGTGAAATAAGGATTGCCGGTGCCGCCGGCGAAGATCACCACGCGCCCTTTTTCCAGATGGCGCGTCGCGCGGCGGCGGATGTAGGGCTCGGCCACCTGGCGCATCTCGATCGCCGACATGACGCGGGTCGAGACGCCGAGCTTTTCCAGCGCGTCTTGCAGCGCCAGGCTGTTGATCACGGTCGCCAGCATCCCCATGTAGTCGGCCGTGGCGCGCTCCATGCCGCCTTCGCTCAACTGCGCGCCGCGAAAGATGTTGCCGCCGCCGATGACCAGCGCCATCTCGCAGCCGAGCGCCTTGACCTCCTTGATTTCTTCCGCGAACGACCGGACGGTATTACTGTCGATGCCGTATTTTTCCTCGCCGCCGAAAATTTCGCCGGTGACCTTCAGGATCACCCGCTTGTACTTGAGCACGTTGTCTTTTCGCGCCGGCTTGGCCATGAGCTACGCGACGCTTTCGCCCACCTGATAGCGCATGAAGCGCCTCACCTGGATGTTCTCTCCCATGCGCGCCACCGCGTCTTGCAGCAGGTCGCCGACCTTGCGGTCGGGGTCCTTGATGAACGCCTGCTCCAAAAGGCAGACCTCGGAATAAAAGCGGTCCATCTTTCCTTCGACGATCTTCTCCACGATCTTTTCCGGCTTGCCGGAGTCGAGCGCCTGGCGCCGATGGATCTCGCGCTCGCGCTCCAATTCCTCCGCCGAAACCTCCTCGCGCTTGACGTAACGCGGGCTCGCCGCCGCCACCTGCATGGCGATATCCTTGAGCAGCGCCTGAAACTCCGGCGTGCGGGCGACGAAATCGGTCTCGCAGTTGAGCTCGACCATCACGCCGATCTTTCCTCCCGCATGGATGTAGGCCCCGACCAACCCTTCGGATGCCACACGGCTCATTTTTTTGGCCGCCGACGCGAGACCCTTGCGGCGCAGATAATCGACCGCCTTTTCCAGGTCGCCGGCGCAGTCGGCCAGCGCCTTTTTGCAGTCCATCATGCCGGCACCGGTCTTCTCGCGCAGCTCTTTAACCGTATTCGCGCTCACCTCCATGAAATCATGCTCCCCCGGCCGCGGTGTTTTCCTGGACTTCGCCGTCGCCGGCAGCCGCGGCTTCAGGCGCCGGCTGGTCGCCCGCCGGCCGCGTGAGCGCCTGCTCGTGGAGCCCCTTGCCTTCGAGAACCGCGTCGGCGATCGCGGCGCAAAAGAGCCGGATGGCCCGGATCGCGTCGTCGTTGCCCGGAACTTTATAATCGACCATGTCGGGATCGCAGTTGGTATCGACCACCGCCACGACGGGAATTCCGAGCTTCCGCGCCTCGCGCACGGCGATCTCCTCCTGCTTGGGATCGATGACGAAGATGGCGTCGGGAAGTTTTTTCATCCCCTTGATGCCGCCGAGCGACTGCTCGAGCTTCTCTCTCTCCCGCCTGAGGCCGAGCCATTCTTTCTTGGTGAAGGCGTCGGCCATCTTGGGATCGTTTTCCATCTCTTCGAGCTTGCGCAGCCGCTCGATGCTCTGGCGAATGGTCGAGAAGTTGGTGAGCGTGCCGCCGAGCCAGCGGTTGTGGACGTGGAACATGCCGCACCGCTCCGCCTCTTCTTTGATCGAGTCCTGGGCTTGTTTTTTCGTGCCGACGAAAAGAATGTGGCCGCCGGATGTCGCGACGTCGCGCACGAACGCCGCCACGCCTTTGAACATCGTGACCGTCTGCTGCAAGTCGATAATGTGGATGCCGTTGCGCGCGCCGAAAATGTACGTCTTCATCTTGGGGTTCCACCGGCTCGTCTGGTGGCCAAAGTGGACTCCCGCCTCTAAAAGCTGCTTCATGGAAATTTCGGTCATAGCACCATCCTTTGGTTGTCTCCTCCCCTCTCGTCATCTCCGCGCCCGACCGTAAGGCACCCGGGCGTAGATCGGAAAGGGTGTGAAATGTTGGGAAAAATCTTTGTTGCCAATTCCCGGACGGCCCGCAGGACCGTTCGGACGCAAGTCTACCGTAAGACTGCGTAACTCTCGGTTTTTAACAGGAATCCCGGGACTGTGCAAGCAGCCGGAGGGTTACGTGTTCATCGAATCGAGGAACTCTTTATTGTTCTTGGTGCCGCGAATTTTGTCCAGGAGAAATTCCATGGACTCGACCGCGTTCAACTGCGAAAGCACTTTGCGGAGAATCCAGATCCGGTTGAGATCTTCTTTCGGGATCAAAAGCTCCTCTTTCCGCGTGCCCGACTTGTTGATGTCGATCGCCGGGAAGACCCGCTTGTCCATCAGGCGCCGGTCGAGGTGGATTTCCATGTTGCCGGTTCCCTTGAACTCTTCGAAGATGACCTCGTCCATGCGGCTGCCGGTGTCGATCAGCGCCGTCGCGATGATCGTGAGACTGCCGCCGTCTTCGATGTTGCGCGCGGCGCCGAAAAATTTCTTCGGCTTGTGGAGCGCGTTGGAATCGACGCCGCCGGAGAGAATCTTGCCGCTCGGCGGCACCACGGTGTTGTAGGCGCGCGCCAGCCGCGTGATGCTGTCGAGCAGGATGACGACGTCCTTGCCGTGCTCCACCAGCCGCTTGGCCTTCTCGATCACCATCTCGGCGACTTGAACGTGGCGCGTCGCCGGCTCGTCGAACGTGGAGCTCACGACCTCGCCGTCGACCGAGCGCTGCATGTCGGTGACTTCCTCGGGCCTTTCGTCGATCAGCAGGACGATGAGGACGATCTCCTTGTTGTTTTGCGAGATGGCTTTGGCGATGTGCTGCAGCATCATCGTCTTTCCGGTGCGCGGTGCGGCGACGATCAGCCCCCTTTGTCCTTTGCCGATCGGCGTCATCAGATCGACGATGCGCGTCGTATAGTCGTCGTGAGCGTATTCGAGCTTCAGCCGCTCGTTGGGATAGAGCGGGGTCAGGTTATCGAAGAGGATTTTGTCTCTGGCTTTTTCGGGGTCCTCATAGTTGATCGCTTCGACTTTGAGCAAGGCGAAATAGCGCTCGCCCTCTTTCGGCGGCCGGATCTGGCCGGAGATGACGTCGCCGGTGCGGAGGTTGAAGCGGCGAATCTGGCTGGGAGAGACGTAGATATCGTCGGGGCCGGGCAGATAATTGTAGTCCGGCGCTCTCAAGAAGCCGAAGCCGTCGGGCAGCGTCTCCAACACGCCTTCGCCGTAGATGAAGCCGTTCTGCTCGGTCTGCGCCTGTAAGATGGCGAAGATCAGCTCCTGCTTCCGCATGTTGGCGGCGCCTTCGATGTTGAAGTTCTTGCCGATCAACGCTAGATCGCCGATTTTCTTTTCTTTTAGAGCCTTCAGATTGAGCTTGCCGTCTTCAACGGCCTCGGGCTCGGATCGCTCGGCTCGGGGACTCCCACGGACCATAGATATGCCTCTCCTTTCACTCCATCGTGAATGACTCGCCGCTGCTGATTGCGATTGCTGAGCTCAAATTCTGGGATCTAATTTCAAGCTGAACGAATCGCCACGGCCTGCTTCAAAGCGCCACGGCTCAGACCGGCATGCTATGCCACCCTTCGGTTTCGACAACGCGCAGTCATCGGACGAAACCGGAGTGTGGCACAAACGTGAATATTTCGTTCGGGATCCAAGTCAAGCTTTGGGTCGGGATTCGATTACCTTA
The DNA window shown above is from Candidatus Binatia bacterium and carries:
- the rseP gene encoding RIP metalloprotease RseP, which gives rise to MLNVVYAVVSALIGLGILIVIHELGHFLVAKKSGVGVLTFSIGFGPKLFKKKIGETEYAVSAFPFGGYVKMVGEDPEEQVSSVDVHKSFSHQPLGKRIAIVAAGPVFNLLLAVVIFLWTFLTYGVPVSTSKVAAVEPDSPAATAGIEKGDRIVAVDGQPIEKWEDLSRRIKESRGRPLAVRVVRENREIETTVEPAKRDTKNVFGETQETWIIGIASEPVIERGNPVLAVGQAFYKTGEYSVVTLVALYKMIAGDLSPKNLGGPLLIAQMAGQQAREGLANFFFFVAVLSINLGVLNLLPIPVLDGGHLLFFLLEGILGRPIGLKQRERAQQVGILILLMVMAYAFYNDIARFFEG
- the frr gene encoding ribosome recycling factor codes for the protein MNESFFSELQKEMEKCVVAFRKELSKVRTGRASTALLEGITVDYYGAPTPLNQLATLSAPEPRLLVIQPYDPSAMANIEKAIMKSDLGLTPSNDGKVIRIPIPALTEERRHDLVKHVKKIAEEFRVSVRNHRRLAIEKLKETEKKKEITADDLKHGQERVEKISKEFIEKVDKVLKTKEEEIMEV
- a CDS encoding isoprenyl transferase, whose product is MTHPTKISLDGLDKSRLPRHVAVIMDGNGRWAKLRGKGRTEGHRRGTASVRAVVEMSRKLGIPYISLYAFSTENWFRPEDEVDALMGMLEHYLTAEQPKMMRHGIRLLAIGERSRLPPSVRATLKHVERITRANQGMTVLLALSYSGRDDIVGMVRRIAEAVKKGKCDVRDIDAEMVAREMATKKIPDPDLLIRTSGEMRISNFFLWQIAYTELYITPTLWPDFREAEYLQALTEFQRRRRRFGRTDEQIAGPQS
- a CDS encoding trypsin-like peptidase domain-containing protein, producing MKKFHHGQRILLGLALIFLALTASYAHGQDDVRDLVVKIHTTRRDPDLTRPWTKQNPANVSGSGIVIQGKRILTNAHVVQNASQIYIQPNQSAEKLAARVVTIAEPVDLAVLTVEDESFFDKRAFLPFADDLPRVKDAVSVYGFPTGGTELSVTEGIVSRIEFTNYYQFTMGLRIQVDAALNPGNSGGPVVSRGKLVGVVFSNIPNAQNIGYVIPIEEVRLFLDDLADGAYDGKPQLHDFFQTVENSALRSRLGLPKGTGGLMLTQPYGNDAGYPLKEWDVITAVGGQPIDSDGKVSVRYDLRLSALYLVQRHAKDGALDLTVQRNGQPRRIRVPVLRKRDLVMPYLANKSPRYFIYGPLVFCAASQEYIEKLGNQWELYHARQGNPLMIRRYDKPVFAGEEIVIVCSPMFPHPITKGYDDANGFVLQEVDGVPVKNLKHLVEILRDGKSAQVAFKFAKMANRMQENMVFDRRTVVAATEDILKDFGIRYQYSEDLRPVWEIAHKQ
- a CDS encoding 1-deoxy-D-xylulose-5-phosphate reductoisomerase, whose product is MKSIVILGSTGSVGVSTLDLVRSFPEKFSVRALVAGRNLKLLAAQIKEFSPESVSVREEEGVDELRRMIGRSKTEILWGESGAAALAAADRADVVVAAIVGGAGLVPTLAAVRAGKEVALANKEALVMAGEIFVREAKQRGVRLLPVDSEHNAIFQCLQGNRREDVDQIILTASGGPFLRSSLKSLDRVTVEQALKHPNWKMGPKITVDSATMMNKGLEVVEARWLFDMQPPRVDVVIHPESVVHSMVRYQDGSIIAQLGIPDMRIPIAYALSYPLRLKASWRALDLTELGALTFLPVEKKRFPALQLAYEALAAGGTMPAVLNAANEVAVAAFLGKRIGFREIHRIIAKTMAAHSTVHPDDVREILEVDRWARERAARLVDRKPATRYGEVSGPFPSRSIT
- the tsaB gene encoding tRNA (adenosine(37)-N6)-threonylcarbamoyltransferase complex dimerization subunit type 1 TsaB yields the protein MIILGIDTATAAASAAIVEDARLVVEETGADFRASGNGAAPHRGNHAETLLPLIDKLLDTAGLRLTDVSAFAVAIGPGSFTGLRIGLSTVKGLAYGSEAPVVGIPTLAAVAARVNDGDGFICPFLDARKKEVYAALFCRSGGRLERVSEDIAAAPEKVVESVRRLTDGEPCVFIGDAARTYAEVVKESLGEKGRLTLGENYPSVASAVAFLAEEKILRRECDPVGPLVPLYLRPSEAELKRKP
- the acnA gene encoding aconitate hydratase AcnA; the protein is MAQKSLDSYNTAAELKVGNRSYKIFRLDRLEKAGFKTASQLPVSLKVLLENLLRHEDNRLVTKADVETLAGWNPKAKKEKEIAFMPARVLTQDLTGVPSVVDLAAMREAMKRMGGDPKKINPLAPVDLVIDHSVQVDSFGSPDAFHLNSKIEYERNVERYAFLRWGAKAFSNFRVVPPDTGICHQVNLEYLGQVVFRGKENGVTLAYPDTVVGMDSHTPMINGLGVVGWGVGGIEAEAAVLGQPLIMLIPDVIGFKLHGKLREGATATDLVLTVTEMLRKKGVVEKFVEFYGAGLSSLTIADRATIGNMAPEYGATIGFFPVDSETLKYLELTGRDPELIKLVEAYNKEQGMFRTDASPDPVFTDTLELDLASVEPSLAGPRRPQDRVPLTKSKSAFKEALPQLLKSGDAGKTVSVKLNGGSATLGHGTVVISAITSCTNTSNPSVLMAAGLLAKKANEKGLKTKPWVKTSLAPGSKVVTDYLKESGLLPQLEKLGFYLVGYGCTTCIGNSGPLSEPIAAGIQEGDLVAVAVLSGNRNFEGRIHPQVRANYLASPPLVVAYALAGRMDMDLYSEPLGTDTKGAPVYLKDIWPTPEEIREEIGKSVRSDMFKKEYGEVFEGDERWKKMPTPEGELFAWDPNSTYVREAPYFAGMPKTPSAPRDIAGARVLAVLGDSVTTDHISPAGSIEKNGPAATYLIEHGVQPKDFNQYGARRGNHEVMMRGTFANVRLKNQLAPGTEGGWTVHLPDKKQMSIYDAAMQYQREGVPLVVIAGKEYGTGSSRDWAAKGPRLLGVKASIAESFERIYRSNLIGMGIVPLQFKPGENAKSLGLTGFETYDVAGISAGLKLRQELTVKAKSDDGKVKEFKVICRIDTPAERDYYRHGGILEYVLRQLLTER
- a CDS encoding phosphatidate cytidylyltransferase, with the protein product MRSKLVPRIVTALLGIPALVWLVGRGGLRIFSALVFLVTLVCLWEYYRIAFPARPREQAGGILAGFLVGVGVLSGWPSAGLAGVTVLLFCSHLFFGGRLEERFNRLCWTILGTVYIGYLVPHAALLYRLPDGPQWIFFVLLAVMAGDTAAYLVGTTMGRRKLYPEVSPGKTVEGAIGSTAASLIVGVFTGPFLLPLQPWPELLGISIVLSFLGQIGDLFESWIKRVFGVKDSSALIPGHGGLLDRMDSLIFPLVFAAYYVRVFHP